The genomic segment TATCATAAAAATTTGAAAAATAAAATATCAAGCAAGATAAATTTTTTATATCGCTTTGTATATTATACAAAAAATCATTAGTTGTTTTTAAATCTATATTTTTAAGTGATTTTAAAACCCTTAAACTCTCAAGCCTAAGGGCATAAGAAACTAAGTTTATAATTTTTTTATCAGCAAAATCTCCATCATAAAAGCTACCATCTTCTTGTAAAAAAAGTTCCCAGTCACTCAAAATATTTTCACTTTTTATCTTATCTAGCTCATTTTTTATATTTTCATTTTCAATAGCCAAAGCATCATTTATAAAATATTTTAAATCACCACAATCTTTGATATCTTGCATAACATCAACACAAGATAAAAGCTCTGATTTTATCTTATAAATTTGATTTATCTTTTGAAAATTATCTTTAAAAGCATTTGTTAATTCAAAGTCAAATACCTTATCAAATATATCTAAAAGTATTATTTCATCTTCAAAACAATAACTTTGTCTATCAATATTTTTTAAAAATATATATTTAAGAGCATTTTTTGAGTATGAGCTTTTTGAATCACTGTCAAAATCTTCTTTAAGATACCCAAAAAGAGATAAGTTTTTATCGCTAAACTCGCTCTTATCACTAACATCTTCCAACACAAAATCACTAAAAGGCTCTTTTATTTTAAAAAATATACCATAAAGCTCGTTTTTAAACTCTATATCAAGCATACAAAGACCTGATAAATCGCCCGTATATTCATCAATATAAGAGTTGTTGTTATTCATCATAAAAGCATAACGTTTTTTATAAATAACAGAGCCTAGTTTATATTTTAAGGCATCATCAAACTCATCTTGGCTTATTTTTTGAGAGTCAGTTTTTACTGAATTATTTGAGATTATTTTTCTAATTTTTACAAATGTATCATCATTACTTTTATAAATTATCTCTTCTTTTGGTGTTATTTTTGTATAAAATTGAGTAGAGTTGTATGTATTAAAAAATGCACCAAGAGATGTTAAAAACTCAAGAAGCTTGTTATCTTTAAGCAAGAATCTACGTTGTATAAATAACTCCATAAAGCCTCCATAGTATTTAACTATATTTTAGCAAGTTATGGCTTAAAAATTTAGTATTTTTAGAACAAATTTTAGTTTTATAATGAGCTAAAAAAGCTCATTATCTACATTTTTTGCAAGTTTTTACATTAGCAACTAGATTTAACCGCTCTATAATATTGCCTAGCTTTTTCTCAAGATTTTCTTGGTATTTATTAAGTTCAGCATCATCATAGCTAACATCTTGAACATATCCACAATTATCACAAACAACATGAATATGAGGGTATTCGTATATATCATATCTTGGTTTTTGATTTATTATATTAACCTCAACTACCAAACCTTCATCTTTTAGTGTGTTTAAATTCTTATATACAGTAGCCAGCGAAACAGATGGATTTTCTTTTTTTATCTCTTCGTATAATTCATCTATGGTTGGGTGTGTGTGTTGATCTAAAACTTTTAGAACACTAAGTCTTTGGGGCGTTACTTTTAATCCAAACCGCTTCAATAAGGAAACATGTTGCATAAGCACTCCTTTAAATTTATTTTAGTCTATTTTAAAATATACTAAAAATGTGCTTAAAGTATTCTTTATTAATTAATATTTATTATTTATTAGTATTTTTTGAGCTATTAAATTTGGCGATATTCCCATACTTTCTTCAACTAAATTTATATTTCCATGAGTTATAAATTTATCATCATACTCAAAACTCACAACACTAACATCAAAAATATTATTTTCTTGCAAAAATGAGCTTAATATATCTCCAACCCCTCCTTTTTTTACACTATCGCTAAAGATATACCATTTTTTTGTTTTCTTAGATAAGTTTATCAAAAACTCACGGTCTAGCGGCTTTATAAAGACTAAATCAACTAAATTTACATTCAGCTTATCTTTTATGATATTTCTCACAGCATTTGCTTTACCAACACCATTTCCATACCCTATAAAAGCTATATCACTATCTGTTTGAATAAGCATTTCAGACTTGCCTAATTCTAGTTTGTTGGCCTTAAAATCAGAATCATCTATACCAAAAGACCCCCTTGGAAATCTAAATGCGCTAACACCTTTGTATGCATACGCAAATTCCATTGCAAATTTTAAGCTATCCTGCGAGCGTGGTGCAAACAAAACCATATTTGGTATTGCATGTAAATAACTTATATCAAAAGCACCCTGATGAGTCTCTCCGTCTTCTCCTACAATACCTGCTCTATCCATAGCAAAAGTCATATTTAGATTTGATATACAGGCATCGTGAATAACTTGATCGTAAGCTCTTTGCAAAAATGTAGAGTAAATAACTACAAAAGGCTTAAAGCCCTCTTTTGCCATTGCTGCCATTGATGTAACACCATGTTGTTCTGCTATTGCAACATCCCAAAATCTATCGGGATAAGCTTCTATCAAAGCATCCATGCCAGTTCCTGTCGGCATTGCTGCTGTTATCCCAACTATATCTTTATGCTCACCGGCCATCTTTAAAAGATGATCGCTAAAAATCTTAGTAGCTTGAACTTTTGAGTTTGTTTTTTTTATCACTTCACCAGTTTTTACATCAAATGGACCAACTCCGTGCCAAGAAGCAAAATG from the Campylobacter pinnipediorum subsp. pinnipediorum genome contains:
- a CDS encoding Fur family transcriptional regulator; its protein translation is MQHVSLLKRFGLKVTPQRLSVLKVLDQHTHPTIDELYEEIKKENPSVSLATVYKNLNTLKDEGLVVEVNIINQKPRYDIYEYPHIHVVCDNCGYVQDVSYDDAELNKYQENLEKKLGNIIERLNLVANVKTCKKCR
- the dxs gene encoding 1-deoxy-D-xylulose-5-phosphate synthase is translated as MDIKNLNLEELNQLCEKIRKRIIDVVSKNGGHLSSNIGAVELIVAMHYVFDVKKDPFIFDVSHQSYAHKLLTDRWDDFETLRQFGGISGFSKPSENEADYFIAGHSSTSISLAVGAAKSIKLKCENRLPVALIGDGSMSAGMAYEALNELGDRKYPCVIILNDNEMSISRPIGALSKYLSHIMAGKSYQKFKGGVEKFLSYMPDSAAYMARRMEESIKLITPGIIFEELGLEYIGPVNGHKLSELISTFETAKSMNKPVIIHAQTLKGKGYKNAEGHFASWHGVGPFDVKTGEVIKKTNSKVQATKIFSDHLLKMAGEHKDIVGITAAMPTGTGMDALIEAYPDRFWDVAIAEQHGVTSMAAMAKEGFKPFVVIYSTFLQRAYDQVIHDACISNLNMTFAMDRAGIVGEDGETHQGAFDISYLHAIPNMVLFAPRSQDSLKFAMEFAYAYKGVSAFRFPRGSFGIDDSDFKANKLELGKSEMLIQTDSDIAFIGYGNGVGKANAVRNIIKDKLNVNLVDLVFIKPLDREFLINLSKKTKKWYIFSDSVKKGGVGDILSSFLQENNIFDVSVVSFEYDDKFITHGNINLVEESMGISPNLIAQKILINNKY